In the Topomyia yanbarensis strain Yona2022 chromosome 3, ASM3024719v1, whole genome shotgun sequence genome, one interval contains:
- the LOC131688990 gene encoding polycomb group protein Psc, with the protein MAEMTRMTKMTTVVSGPESPYKPSRIHLSSVNPYITCNLCKGYLIDATTIVECLHSFCHSCIMKHLRTEQYCPQCEMMINKAKPNIKPDATLQAIVYKLVPGLYEKELLRKRAFYRQNPEMAAITTPEQRGEDTEHLIFSPREEFQLSLEYADKELAGNNEELKRPKYLQCPAMVRIAFLKKFIINKYNIPTHLYYVEIMYKVQTITLPDHYTLMDVAYIYTWKKNDSMEFFFRIRTHEMKSVELPEVPLRRSPSISTGRQSSTSALATIKEEESDSADSSVALIKPSDIKREEPNLTDGDGKPGEATITTTTTTMVTVMTTTTATATAATTTAANVPARAADGVSECMVDVKPNVTALGKQQQENRGGNGASTESGAAAAAVVSTEPPKVKKNESIKLKIEMNKNTYVSILQSPQPDTVSKHHKSDKPEKVKKKKSEDKDKSVNKIKSSSDLKIKIEKVKDGLVTVKKDGKSSKKGPYKVELSGISDYKNNNKPFSSEFDTKKAKKEAHKLDKSGKKIKSPKRNLEIEKIQPPIVLKIDQKSPELSTSSFKIISQPVASSSPKPKVELSLEDEKSQFLNSFELTPIKSLQNNQSRSPSCSPGSSSSSSSSNTEVKQGKRKNKDQLNGRTVLKKPKLSDVEMKALVERTVQQNIKSTGDHIVPPPVIAANPVKQELESPPSKTPLQPKSLPTKAEPLIKEQSLAKEVKPKTFDFKPHVSLPPPVVSTTNIPAPKPAQPVMIAPKPQTEPPKRPAVPLFPKPIQPAKKLPHLLPKNIDYLKSNKQKQLEMKRSQTSPPIHISPNKETEISQIKPENARKNIKVYGPPSDGGNFAVPAAMPSLLKPKSNKNRPVNYLNYALMNANKAPAGSRTPIPSYSNSPSYSPDSPQYNPNFNISTKQYKYANPHAYANFLQNMLNDRKTSNVSPPQMVHDKKADPVNERKRPCPSPEARLEPPEKQPKVQSLLNQINIPSSLSITLATEEDEAAREKARKSLPEEDKNYIEILKLPEISITEAERITPPKVHQEPATKKVAKNTSPTKTDKTKPQTDGKNASPEMDSASFQQKFIQSIRVEKEPKSKSGCRQEKKSSPVFTPPSPVPNGNTFKLPNATVLSNGIVKLNSYPELDLINKNSTSPGSTKPMPSPPKPNTPKHVPIAPKPTGTFFPPTGTPCIPPPHRKSLSPPVPKPVLSPGQPKSKTPPAMSTSPSHAALAAMGPMFGLQMNQDNASYLQSKKMEHKPKKSSTKSPKTNALDLSSPGSSAASSATLAADKSKDAMNMLMMNNNLSNAQKFQVANYLNEVAKLNNSGMMMPQMVGMQPNPLLNQMMQALYLQQWTRMAKAGNDTLEK; encoded by the exons ACCGGACGCTACACTGCAAGCTATCGTCTACAAACTGGTTCCCGGGCTGTACGAGAAGGAACTGCTTCGAAAGCGCGCCTTCTACCGCCAAAATCCGGAAATGGCCGCCATAACCACACCGGAGCAACGTGGCGAAGACACGGAACACCTCATCTTTAGTCCACGCGAGGAATTCCAACTGTCATTGGAATACGCCGACAA GGAGCTGGCAGGAAACAACGAGGAGCTCAAGCGGCCTAAATATCTCCAGTGTCCGGCCATGGTCAGAATTGCCTTCCTGAAAAAATTCATCATCAACAAGTATAACATTCCGACGCATCTGTACTACGTGGAAATCATGTACAAAGTCCAAACAATAACCCTGCCGGACCACTACACCCTGATGGATGTCGCCTACATCTACACCTGGAAAAAA AACGATTCGATGGAATTCTTTTTTCGCATTCGAACCCACGAGATGAAATCGGTCGAACTGCCGGAGGTTCCCCTGCGGAGGTCTCCTAGCATCTCGACCGGACGCCAGAGCAGTACCAGTGCACTGGCAACCATCAAGGAGGAGGAAAGCGACAGTGCGGATAGCAGCGTTGCTCTCATCAAACCGAGTGATATCAAACGCGAGGAACCGAACCTGACGGATGGCGATGGTAAGCCGGGCGAAGCTACAatcacaacaacaacaacgacgaTGGTAACggtgatgacgacgacgacggcgacAGCGACAGCAGCAACGACCACCGCAGCAAACGTGCCGGCACGGGCCGCTGATGGTGTGAGTGAGTGCATGGTAGATGTGAAGCCGAACGTGACCGCGCTCGGAAAACAGCAACAGGAAAATCGTGGCGGCAACGGTGCGAGCACCGAAAGCGGTGCTGCTGCTGCGGCTGTCGTCTCTACCGAGCCGCCCAAGGTGAAGAAGAACGAATCGATAAAGCTGAAaatagaaatgaacaaaaacACTTATGTCAGTATCCTGCAAAGTCCGCAGCCGGATACCGTCAGCAAGCATCATAAATCTGATAAGCCGGAAAAGGTGAAGAAGAAGAAATCGGAGGATAAGGACAAAAGTGTCAATAAGATTAAATCGTCCAGTGATCTCAAAATTAAAATAGAGAAGGTAAAAGACGGGTTAGTCACCGTCAAAAAAGATGGTAAGAGTAGCAAAAAGGGTCCGTACAAAGTGGAACTTAGTGGTATTAGTGattacaaaaacaataataagCCATTTAGTAGTGAGTTTGATACTAAGAAGGCGAAGAAAGAAGCGCACAAGTTGGACAAAAGCGGTAAAAAAATTAAGTCTCCCAAGAGGAATCTTGAAATAGAAAAGATTCAACCCccaattgttttaaaaatcgatcaaaaaagTCCCGAACTATCGACGTCCTCATTCAAGATAATTTCACAACCGGTTGCATCATCCTCTCCGAAACCGAAAGTAGAACTTAGTTTAGAAGACGAAAAATCGCAGTTTCTAAATTCATTTGAATTAACCCCAATCAAGTCACTTCAAAATAATCAATCCAGATCCCCATCATGTTCACCAGGTTCATCAAGTTCATCGTCGTCTTCTAATACTGAGGTAAAACAAGGCAAACGTAAGAACAAAGATCAATTGAATGGCAGAACTGTTCTCAAGAAGCCCAAACTCTCCGATGTTGAAATGAAGGCTCTGGTGGAAAGAACTGTTCAGCAGAACATCAAATCAACTGGTGATCATATTGTTCCTCCACCGGTGATTGCTGCCAACCCTGTGAAGCAGGAGTTGGAAAGTCCACCTTctaaaactccattacagcCAAAATCATTACCAACGAAGGCAGAGCCTTTGATTAAAGAACAATCCCTTGCGAAAGAAGTCAAACCAAAGACATTTGATTTCAAGCCGCACGTTTCTCTGCCACCACCGGTGGTCTCGACCACTAACATCCCGGCACCGAAACCCGCCCAACCTGTGATGATTGCCCCGAAGCCTCAAACAGAACCTCCAAAACGACCTGCAGTGCCTTTATTCCCTAAACCAATACAACCAGCGAAGAAACTACCTCATCTTCTACCGAAAAACATAGACTATCTAAAAAGTAACAAACAAAAACAGCTGGAAATGAAACGGTCCCAGACAAGTCCGCCGATTCACATTTCCCCCAACAAAGAAACGGAAATCAGTCAAATTAAGCCGGAAAATGCCAGAAAAAACATCAAAGTATACGGTCCTCCATCAGACGGTGGCAACTTTGCCGTCCCAGCAGCAATGCCATCGCTTCTTAAACCAAAATCCAACAAAAATCGGCCAGTGAACTACCTGAACTATGCTCTGATGAACGCCAACAAAGCCCCAGCTGGTTCCCGAACACCCATCCCATCGTATTCCAATTCACCCAGTTACTCACCAGACTCGCCCCAGTATAATCCAAACTTTAACATCTCAACCAAGCAGTATAAATATGCGAACCCACATGCTTATGCTAACTTCTTGCAAAATATGCTAAACGACCGCAAGACTAGCAATGTGTCACCTCCGCAGATGGTGCACGATAAGAAAGCCGATCCAGTGAACGAGAGAAAGAGACCGTGTCCCAGTCCCGAAGCTAGACTGGAACCACCGGAGAAACAGCCAAAGGTTCAATCGTTGCTTAATCAAATCAACATTCCCTCTTCGCTGTCTATCACTTTAGCTACGGAGGAGGACGAAGCTGCCAGAGAGAAGGCTCGAAAAAGCCTACCGGAGGAGGACAAAAATTACATTGAAATCCTGAAATTACCGGAAATTTCTATCACAGAGGCAGAACGAATAACACCGCCGAAAGTGCACCAGGAACCGGCCACGAAGAAAGTCGCTAAAAATACTAGTCCCACTAAAACCGACAAAACGAAACCCCAGACTGACGGCAAAAATGCTAGTCCCGAGATGGATAGTGCATCATTCCAGCAAAAATTCATCCAGTCTATCCGAGTCGAAAAAGAGCCCAAGAGCAAATCTGGCTGCAGGCAAGAGAAAAAATCTTCCCCTGTTTTCACACCACCAAGCCCGGTACCAAACGGTAACACATTCAAACTACCGAATGCGACTGTGCTGAGCAACGGTATCGTTAAACTTAACTCCTACCCTGAACTAGATCTCATCAACAAAAACAGTACCAGTCCCGGTTCGACGAAACCAATGCCTTCACCACCGAAACCCAACACACCCAAGCACGTTCCCATAGCTCCCAAACCCACAGGAACCTTTTTCCCTCCAACCGGGACGCCATGTATTCCACCACCACACCGTAAAAGCCTCTCGCCCCCGGTCCCCAAACCAGTTCTATCTCCTGGCCAACCGAAATCGAAAACTCCTCCGGCCATGTCCACTTCGCCATCCCACGCGGCGCTGGCCGCCATGGGACCCATGTTCGGACTTCAGATGAATCAGGACAACGCCAGCTACCTCCAATCGAAGAAAATGGAGCACAAGCCAAAAAAATCTTCCACAAAATCACCGAAAACCAACGCGCTGGACCTATCCTCGCCCGGCAGTTCAGCTGCTAGTTCGGCAACGCTGGCCGCGGACAAGTCCAAGGACGCTATGAATATGCTAATGATGAACAATAATCTAAGCAACGCGCAAAAGTTCCAGGTTGCCAACTATCTGAACGAGGTGGCCAAGCTAAACAACAGCGGCATGATGATGCCCCAGATGGTTGGTATGCAGCCGAACCCCCTTCTGAATCAGATGATGCAAGCCTTGTATCTGCAGCAGTGGACCCGCATGGCCAAAGCAGGCAACGACACGCTGGAGAAATGA